From a single Arthrobacter sp. SLBN-112 genomic region:
- a CDS encoding FecCD family ABC transporter permease: MSTTTARPATGTGTQVPAKAAAAPRRSDASGRKRTAWLAAAVVVLVLVAGASLAVGAREVPLGTVWQALATFDPTDGDHAVVQARIPRTVLGLLAGGSLGLAGAAMQGVARNPLADPGIIGVNAGAALAVVAGIYVFGVATFSGYVWFAFLGAAVAAVVVYLIASLGRDGATPVKLALAGAALSAGLSSLMNVILVSSQDTLDRFRFWQVGGIAGRDWTVLLPGLPFLAAGGVIVLLAGRTLNGLALGDDVARGLGQRIGLSRTVVALGIVLLCGTATALAGPIGFVGLVVPHAVRFLTGPDYRWILPFSLVVAPVLLLGADILGRVVLLPGEVPAGIMTALVGAPVFVWLIRRGKGAGL; the protein is encoded by the coding sequence ATGAGTACGACGACGGCACGTCCGGCCACGGGCACAGGCACCCAGGTGCCGGCCAAGGCAGCCGCTGCCCCCCGCCGCAGTGATGCTTCGGGAAGGAAGCGCACCGCCTGGCTGGCGGCCGCCGTCGTCGTGCTGGTGCTGGTGGCCGGGGCCTCGCTGGCCGTGGGGGCGCGGGAGGTTCCCCTTGGCACCGTATGGCAGGCCCTCGCCACGTTCGATCCCACCGACGGTGACCACGCCGTGGTCCAGGCCCGTATCCCGCGCACGGTCCTGGGCCTGCTGGCAGGCGGCTCCTTGGGCCTGGCCGGGGCCGCGATGCAGGGAGTCGCCCGCAATCCGCTGGCCGATCCCGGCATTATTGGCGTCAATGCCGGAGCTGCCCTGGCGGTGGTCGCCGGAATCTACGTCTTCGGCGTGGCCACCTTCTCCGGCTACGTCTGGTTCGCCTTTCTCGGGGCTGCCGTGGCCGCCGTCGTGGTGTACCTCATCGCCTCGCTGGGCAGGGATGGTGCCACTCCGGTGAAACTCGCACTGGCGGGAGCCGCGCTCAGCGCCGGACTGTCCTCGCTCATGAATGTCATCCTGGTCTCCAGCCAGGACACCCTGGACAGGTTCCGCTTCTGGCAGGTGGGCGGCATCGCGGGCCGTGACTGGACAGTGCTCCTGCCCGGACTGCCGTTCCTGGCCGCCGGTGGGGTCATCGTGCTGCTGGCCGGCCGGACCCTCAACGGCCTGGCACTGGGGGACGACGTGGCCCGGGGACTTGGCCAGCGGATTGGGCTGTCCCGCACCGTGGTGGCCCTCGGCATCGTCCTGCTGTGCGGTACGGCCACCGCGCTGGCGGGGCCCATCGGCTTCGTGGGCCTGGTGGTACCGCATGCCGTGCGCTTCCTCACCGGCCCCGACTACCGCTGGATCCTGCCCTTTTCCCTGGTGGTGGCCCCTGTCCTGCTCCTGGGTGCCGACATCCTTGGGCGGGTGGTCCTGCTTCCGGGCGAAGTCCCGGCCGGCATCATGACCGCCCTGGTAGGTGCGCCGGTATTCGTGTGGCTGATCCGCCGCGGAAAGGGGGCCGGGCTGTGA